One window from the genome of Oryzomonas sagensis encodes:
- the rpsL gene encoding 30S ribosomal protein S12: MPTINQLIREGREKKKDKSTAPALKCCPQKRGVCTRVYTTTPKKPNSALRKVARVRLTNGIEVTSYIPGVGHNLQEHSVVLIRGGRVKDLPGVRYHIVRGTLDSVGVKDRKKSRSKYGAKRPK, from the coding sequence ATGCCAACGATTAATCAGTTGATTCGTGAGGGCAGGGAAAAGAAAAAGGACAAGTCGACGGCGCCTGCGCTGAAGTGCTGTCCGCAGAAGCGTGGCGTTTGCACGAGGGTGTACACGACTACTCCGAAGAAGCCGAACTCGGCTCTTCGCAAGGTTGCCAGGGTTCGTCTGACCAACGGGATTGAGGTTACCTCGTATATCCCGGGTGTCGGCCATAACCTTCAGGAGCACTCTGTTGTCCTGATCCGTGGCGGCAGGGTCAAGGACCTTCCTGGTGTTCGTTATCACATCGTTCGTGGTACTCTTGACTCGGTTGGCGTGAAGGACCGTAAGAAGAGTCGCTCCAAATATGGGGCCAAGCGGCCGAAATAG